One genomic window of Hydra vulgaris chromosome 03, alternate assembly HydraT2T_AEP includes the following:
- the LOC136078475 gene encoding histone-lysine N-methyltransferase SETMAR-like gives MATQPTIIRSCLLYEFKLGRNATQAAKNICTAFGEGTVSERTAQKWFQRFSSGDESIEDLSRSGRPLLVDEDELKDAVESDSSQTCQELAVRFAVSVETIRLYLHAIGKAWKLSRWVPHKLSIDNKKQRLTICTSLLSRHKVEPFLDRLLTCDEKWIVYNNTKRCYHWLSPDDPIPKTPKPNLHEWKVLLCIWWTTAGVVHYELLPTGQTITGLVYSAQLQRVHDLLLVKQPALVHRRGVLLLHDNARPHTARVTHDKLQSLGRESLPHPLYSPDLSPTDFHFFLSLGNHLKGQQFRDQDAVEMELKAFIDSKDREFFRSGMNKLVLSWEKVLDANGDYFDE, from the coding sequence ATGGCAACGCAACCGACGATTATTCGATCTTGCTTACTTTACGAGTTCAAACTTGGAAGGAATGCAACACAAGCGGCCAAAAACATCTGCACAGCATTTGGAGAAGGTACAGTAAGTGAACGCACAGCACAGAAGTGGTTTCAGCGATTCTCTTCGGGAGATGAGTCCATCGAAGACCTGTCGCGTTCTGGACGCCCATTGTTGGTTGATGAGGATGAACTGAAGGACGCTGTCGAGTCTGACTCCAGCCAAACTTGCCAAGAACTTGCAGTGAGGTTTGCTGTGAGTGTTGAAACCATCCGCCTGTATCTGCATGCGATTGGGAAAGCGTGGAAGCTGAGTCGGTGGGTTCCGCACAAATTGTCGATCGACAACAAGAAGCAACGGCTTACGATCTGCACATCACTCTTATCACGCCACAAGGTTGAGCCTTTTCTTGATCGTTTATTGACATGCGACGAAAAATGGATTGTCTACAACAATACCAAGCGTTGCTACCATTGGTTGTCCCCCGATGACCCCATCCCAAAGACACCCAAGCCCAATCTCCACGAGTGGAAGGTTTTGCTCTGCATTTGGTGGACTACAGCTGGTGTGGTGCATTACGAGCTGCTCCCAACAGGCCAAACCATTACTGGACTGGTCTACTCAGCACAGCTGCAACGAGTTCACGACCTGTTGCTTGTAAAGCAGCCTGCACTGGTGCACAGGAGAGGAGTTCTGCTTCTCCACGACAACGCGAGACCGCACACCGCTCGCGTGACTCACGACAAGCTCCAAAGCCTTGGTCGGGAGAGTTTGCCTCATCCACTTTACTCGCCAGACCTCTCCCCTACTgatttccatttttttctttcCCTGGGTAATCATTTAAAAGGACAGCAGTTCCGAGATCAGGACGCGGTTGAAATGGAGTTGAAAGCTTTTATAGACTCAAAGGACCGAGAATTTTTTAGAAGTGGAATGAATAAGCTTGTTTTAAGTTGGGAAAAGGTTTTAGATGCTAATGGTGACTATTTTGATGAATAA